From one bacterium genomic stretch:
- a CDS encoding valine--tRNA ligase: MEIPKAYDHTKVEGKISRLWEKGGFFKGKIVKGKKPFVITLPPPNVTGNLHAGHAMYVVEDIMARQKRMQGLPVLWLPGFDHASIAVEYLVSKQIRKEGLTKQDVGRKEFLKKARQFAASSRKGIKNQLQKLGFSLDWSREAYTMDTLRSNAVKQAFKNLFDKGLIYQGEYIVNWCPGCRTAISDLENEHQEEQGKLYFIKYGPITIATTRPETMFADVAVAINPANENYQSLVGKLVPLPLTKREIPVIEDSSVDPNFGTGALKITPAHDQLDFEIGERHHLEKLQAVGFDGRLTELAGKFAGLSVKEGREKTVEALKALGLIEKIEDHVHSLGHCQRCGRPTEPLISKQWFVKTKPMAEKAMKAVKSGKIKILPKRFEKIYFHWLKNIKDWCISRQLWWGHQIPLKNVEDTLDTWFSSSLWPISVFGWPKTTKDFQYFYPTTVRETGYDILFFWVAREIMMCLEMTGLPPFETVYLHGLVRDEKGRKFSKTAGIGFDPLEMTQKYGTDALRMALVYGNAAGTDLKIGEDKIKAMRNFTNKIWNATRFVMMDCEPKTKGSKLKPPSNKDDEWILKELEKTVKRTNDLMDNYAYGQAAEFLYQFFWKKFCDKYIESTKDRREQAQPTLLKVLIVSLKLLHPFMPFVTEEIYQKLPIKNKKKSLSVEAWPKI; this comes from the coding sequence ATGGAGATTCCAAAAGCCTACGATCATACCAAGGTTGAGGGGAAAATTTCCCGCCTTTGGGAAAAGGGCGGTTTTTTCAAAGGAAAGATAGTCAAGGGCAAAAAGCCTTTTGTCATCACCCTGCCCCCGCCCAACGTCACCGGCAACCTTCACGCCGGCCACGCCATGTACGTAGTTGAAGACATTATGGCCCGCCAGAAAAGAATGCAGGGGTTGCCTGTTTTGTGGCTGCCGGGATTCGACCACGCTTCGATCGCCGTCGAATATTTGGTTTCAAAACAGATAAGAAAAGAAGGGTTGACCAAGCAGGACGTCGGCAGAAAAGAGTTTCTGAAAAAAGCCAGGCAGTTTGCCGCGAGTTCGAGAAAAGGAATCAAAAACCAGCTGCAAAAGCTTGGGTTTTCTTTGGACTGGAGCAGAGAAGCTTACACTATGGATACTCTTAGATCTAACGCTGTCAAACAAGCTTTCAAAAACCTTTTCGACAAAGGCTTAATTTACCAGGGAGAATATATTGTCAACTGGTGCCCGGGCTGCCGGACTGCTATTTCCGATCTTGAGAACGAACACCAGGAAGAACAGGGAAAACTCTACTTCATCAAATACGGGCCGATTACGATCGCCACCACCAGGCCGGAAACCATGTTTGCCGATGTCGCCGTGGCCATCAATCCTGCCAACGAAAACTACCAAAGCCTGGTCGGGAAACTAGTACCCCTGCCCTTGACCAAAAGGGAAATCCCGGTGATCGAAGACAGCTCGGTTGATCCCAATTTTGGCACCGGCGCCTTAAAAATCACTCCGGCCCACGACCAGCTTGATTTTGAAATCGGCGAAAGGCATCACCTTGAAAAACTCCAGGCAGTCGGTTTTGACGGCAGATTAACAGAGTTGGCCGGGAAATTTGCCGGCCTTTCGGTCAAAGAAGGACGGGAAAAGACGGTCGAGGCCCTGAAAGCCCTGGGGTTGATTGAAAAAATTGAAGATCACGTTCACAGCCTCGGCCATTGCCAGAGATGCGGCAGGCCCACCGAGCCCCTGATTTCAAAGCAATGGTTCGTTAAAACCAAGCCTATGGCTGAAAAAGCTATGAAAGCGGTTAAGTCCGGAAAGATTAAAATTCTGCCCAAGAGATTTGAAAAAATCTATTTCCACTGGCTAAAAAACATCAAAGACTGGTGCATTTCGCGCCAGCTCTGGTGGGGCCACCAAATTCCCTTAAAAAACGTTGAAGATACCCTAGACACCTGGTTTTCTTCGAGTCTCTGGCCGATCTCGGTTTTCGGCTGGCCCAAAACCACCAAAGACTTTCAGTATTTTTACCCGACAACTGTCAGGGAAACCGGCTACGACATTCTTTTCTTCTGGGTTGCCAGAGAAATCATGATGTGTCTAGAAATGACAGGCCTGCCTCCTTTTGAGACCGTCTACCTTCATGGCCTGGTCAGGGACGAAAAGGGAAGAAAGTTCAGCAAGACAGCCGGCATCGGCTTTGATCCCCTGGAAATGACGCAAAAATACGGCACCGATGCCTTGAGAATGGCTCTGGTCTATGGAAACGCCGCCGGAACCGATTTGAAAATCGGCGAGGACAAAATCAAGGCGATGAGAAACTTCACCAACAAGATTTGGAATGCGACCAGGTTTGTTATGATGGACTGCGAACCGAAAACCAAAGGCTCTAAACTAAAACCTCCATCCAATAAAGACGATGAATGGATTTTGAAAGAGCTGGAAAAAACCGTTAAAAGGACCAACGATCTCATGGATAATTATGCTTACGGCCAGGCAGCTGAATTTCTCTACCAGTTTTTCTGGAAAAAGTTCTGCGACAAATATATCGAATCAACTAAAGATCGCCGCGAGCAGGCGCAGCCGACCCTGCTGAAAGTCTTGATCGTTTCCTTAAAGCTTTTGCATCCTTTCATGCCTTTTGTCACCGAAGAAATCTACCAGAAACTGCCGATAAAAAATAAGAAAAAAAGCCTGAGCGTCGAGGCTTGGCCAAAGATTTAA